A window of the Arachis duranensis cultivar V14167 chromosome 5, aradu.V14167.gnm2.J7QH, whole genome shotgun sequence genome harbors these coding sequences:
- the LOC110281471 gene encoding uncharacterized protein LOC110281471, with the protein MQFADKEFGEFLSRLGIKQKFSSVEHPHSNGQVEATKNIIIKGLKKRLDQKKDSWTDELASILWSYRTTPQSSTEKTLFWLTYRVKAVIPVKIGEPNPRLLFGDGPEVVEKDLIDETREIAHLTETALKQRIAL; encoded by the coding sequence ATGCAATTTGCAGACAAGGAGTTTGGAGAATTCTTATCCAGGCTGGGGATCAAGCAAAAGTTCTCCTCGGTAGAGCACCCCCATAGTAACGGTCAGGTAGAAGCAACAAAAAATATCATCATCAAGGGATTGAAAAAGCGGCTTGACCAGAAAAAGGACTCTTGGACAGACGAGTTAGCGTCGATCTTATGGTCTTACAGAACAACGCCACAATCCTCCACCGAGAAAACACTGTTCTGGCTTACCTACAGAGTCAAAGCGGTTATTCCTGTAAAGATCGGGGAGCCAAACCCGAGGCTTCTCTTTGGCGATGGCCCAGAAGTAGTCGAGAAGGATTTGATCGATGAGACAAGAGAGATAGCCCACTTGACGGAAACCGCACTAAAACAGAGGATAGCTTTGTGA